One stretch of Patagioenas fasciata isolate bPatFas1 chromosome 9, bPatFas1.hap1, whole genome shotgun sequence DNA includes these proteins:
- the LOC136105316 gene encoding olfactory receptor 14A16-like, protein MTGPHAHRQQMSNSSSITQFLLLAFTDTRELQLLHFWLFLGIYLAALLGNGLIITTIAWDQHLQTPMYFFLLNLALLDLGSITAVLPKSMDNSLRDSSTISYTGCAAQLFFYFFCASAEYSLLTILSYDRYVAICKPLHYGTLLGSRACVHMAAAAWATGFLNALLHTANTFSLPLCKGNALGQFFCEIPHILKLSCSHSYLRELGLIVVSVLVIFGCFVFILLSYVQIFRAVLRIPSEQGRHKAFSTCLPHLAVVSLFLSTGIFTYLKPPSISSPILDLVMSVLYSLIPPTLDPLIYSMRNTELKDALRKLMAGCI, encoded by the coding sequence atgacaggtcctcatgctcacaggcagcaaatgtccaacagcagctccatcacccagttcctcctcctggcgttcacagacacacgggagctgcagctcttgcacttctggctcttcctgggcatctacctggctgccctcctgggcaacggcctcatcatcaccaccatagcctgggaccagcacctccagacccccatgtacttcttcctgctcaacctcgccctccttgacctgggatcCATCACCGCCGTTCTCCCCAAATCAATGGACAATTCCCTCCGGGACTccagcacaatttcatacacaggatgtgctgcccaactctttttttattttttctgtgcttcagcagaatattctcttctcaccatcctgtcctatgaccgctacgttgccatctgcaaacccctgcactacgggaccctcctgggcagcagagcttgtgtccacatggcagcagctgcctgggccactgggtttctcaatgctctgctgcacacggccaatacattttcactgcccctgtgcaagggcaatgccctgggccagttcttctgtgaaatcccccatatcctcaagctctcctgctcacactcctacctcagggaactggggcttattgtggttagtgtattagtaatatttggatgttttgttttcatcctactctcctatgtgcagatcttcagggccgtgctgaggatcccctctgagcagggacggcacaaagccttttccacctgcctccctcacctggccgtggtctccctgttcctcagcactggcatattcacctacctgaagcccccctccatctcctcccccatcctggatctggtgatgtctgttctgtactcgctgatacctccaacattggaccccctcatctacagcatgaggaacacggagctcaaggatgccctgaggaaactaatggcaggatgtatttaa